The Methylomicrobium agile genome has a segment encoding these proteins:
- a CDS encoding EAL domain-containing protein → MLFDSTLISHTADSESAKGEWIELLIVDDEKLVRDSLRKIFEFEGCKVIVAQSGREAIDILGKYRVELILLDLHMPDCHGYDVLKHVDGMKLSAQVIVISGEAGFMEARRTLLYSFVHDFIKKPYEVKALKNTVAKAQKIIRLQNQNQQILKRLHHSEQMHRFFVENSPDIIFLMNEAGSFSYLNKAVETILGWPLAEMTGQHYSKFVCKEDSKKADALFKGVGLDRSPMTVQLRLRCRNASEFRHVEITAMGIDPYSIDLFHTSGSHVRELPRIFGVIRNIHERKLVENDLCKLYHAMDNSPNFIFITDRNGVIEYTNRKITETTGYSTSEVVGKTSKIFSSGLSADSQKALWDTVSAGQVWRGVLRNQKKSGELYWARESIAPVINSEDEITHFVAIQEDVTEALQLTEKLAHQASHDALTQLINRQEFDRRLERVMALTRNSNAEYALCYIDLDQFKIVNDTCSHAAGDELLRQISGLFSQVIRRNDTLARLGGDEFAILMESCPLESAVAVTDNIHRAVEQFQFFWQDKSFRIGVSIGLVMVDIRNGGSDIHMKQADMACFAAKEAGRNRTHIYRADDKALVQHHGEMNWAVRINNALEQDLFCLYAQDIVPLGMGEGEHCEILLRMKDRNCNLVSANAFLPAAERYQLATKIDRWVIRNVFDYFTENHKRLEDLSLCSINLSGSSLSDPHLLGFIESEFVRTAMPPAKVCFEITETAAIANLTLATDFMRRLKEYGCKFSLDDFGSGLSSFAYLKHLPVDFLKIDGFFVKDIEHDSVDLAMVKSINDIGHMLGKKTIAEFVENQVILQTLNGLQVDYAQGYFTGKPKPLYENDTLCQVPPELMLSDVPAL, encoded by the coding sequence ATGCTTTTTGATTCAACGCTAATATCTCATACGGCCGATTCGGAGAGCGCAAAGGGAGAATGGATCGAATTATTGATCGTTGATGACGAAAAGCTCGTTCGGGACAGTTTGCGCAAGATTTTCGAGTTTGAGGGCTGCAAAGTCATCGTGGCGCAAAGCGGCCGGGAGGCCATCGACATATTGGGCAAATACCGGGTGGAGCTGATCTTGCTGGACCTGCACATGCCCGATTGCCACGGCTACGATGTGTTGAAGCATGTCGACGGTATGAAGTTGAGCGCCCAGGTGATCGTGATCAGCGGCGAAGCGGGCTTTATGGAAGCGAGACGAACCCTGCTCTACAGTTTCGTTCACGACTTCATTAAAAAACCCTATGAAGTCAAGGCTTTGAAAAATACCGTCGCGAAAGCGCAAAAAATCATCCGTCTGCAAAATCAAAATCAGCAGATTCTGAAGCGGTTGCACCATTCGGAGCAAATGCACCGGTTCTTTGTAGAAAATTCTCCGGACATCATTTTTCTGATGAACGAGGCCGGAAGTTTTTCTTATCTGAATAAAGCCGTGGAAACGATTCTGGGATGGCCTCTGGCCGAAATGACGGGACAGCATTATTCGAAGTTCGTCTGCAAGGAAGACTCGAAAAAAGCTGACGCCCTTTTCAAGGGCGTCGGCCTCGACCGAAGCCCGATGACGGTCCAGTTACGCTTGCGGTGCCGGAATGCATCCGAATTCAGGCATGTAGAAATTACCGCGATGGGCATCGATCCCTATTCGATCGACTTATTCCACACGTCCGGGAGCCACGTCCGAGAACTGCCGAGAATTTTCGGCGTAATCAGAAATATTCATGAAAGGAAACTGGTCGAGAACGATCTTTGCAAGCTGTACCATGCGATGGACAACAGTCCGAATTTTATCTTCATTACCGACCGGAACGGCGTTATCGAATACACGAACCGCAAAATTACCGAAACGACAGGCTATTCCACTTCGGAAGTGGTCGGCAAGACGTCGAAAATATTCAGTTCGGGATTGTCGGCAGACAGTCAAAAAGCCTTATGGGATACCGTTTCTGCCGGGCAAGTCTGGCGCGGCGTATTGCGAAACCAGAAAAAATCCGGAGAGCTTTACTGGGCGCGGGAATCCATTGCGCCGGTCATCAATTCGGAAGACGAAATTACGCACTTTGTCGCGATTCAGGAAGACGTCACCGAAGCGCTGCAATTGACCGAGAAACTGGCCCATCAGGCGAGCCACGATGCCCTGACGCAATTGATCAACCGGCAGGAATTCGATCGCCGGCTCGAACGCGTGATGGCATTGACGCGCAATTCCAATGCCGAATATGCGCTGTGCTATATCGATCTCGATCAATTCAAGATTGTGAACGATACCTGCAGCCACGCCGCCGGAGACGAACTGCTCCGGCAGATCAGCGGCCTGTTCTCGCAGGTGATCCGCCGCAACGATACATTGGCCCGGCTGGGCGGCGACGAATTCGCGATACTGATGGAAAGTTGCCCGCTGGAATCGGCGGTTGCGGTGACCGACAACATTCATCGAGCGGTCGAGCAATTCCAGTTCTTCTGGCAGGACAAAAGTTTCCGGATCGGCGTCAGCATCGGGCTGGTGATGGTCGATATTCGCAACGGCGGCTCCGATATTCACATGAAACAGGCGGACATGGCCTGTTTCGCGGCGAAGGAGGCCGGCAGAAACCGTACGCATATTTATCGGGCGGACGACAAGGCGTTGGTGCAGCATCACGGCGAAATGAACTGGGCGGTTCGGATCAATAATGCGCTCGAACAGGATCTTTTTTGCCTTTATGCGCAGGATATCGTGCCGCTCGGGATGGGAGAGGGCGAACATTGCGAAATTCTGCTGCGGATGAAAGATAGAAACTGCAACTTGGTTTCGGCCAACGCGTTTTTACCGGCCGCGGAGCGTTACCAATTAGCCACCAAGATCGACCGGTGGGTGATCCGCAACGTATTCGACTATTTTACGGAAAACCACAAACGGCTGGAAGATTTGTCGCTGTGCTCGATCAACCTTTCGGGATCGAGCCTGAGCGATCCTCATCTGCTCGGATTTATCGAAAGCGAGTTCGTCAGAACCGCGATGCCGCCGGCCAAGGTCTGCTTTGAAATTACCGAAACCGCGGCAATCGCGAATCTGACGCTGGCGACCGACTTCATGCGACGCCTGAAGGAATACGGCTGTAAGTTTTCGCTCGACGATTTCGGCAGCGGCCTGTCATCGTTTGCTTATCTCAAGCACCTGCCGGTCGATTTTTTGAAGATCGACGGTTTTTTCGTGAAAGATATCGAACACGACTCGGTCGATCTGGCGATGGTGAAATCGATCAACGATATCGGCCATATGCTCGGCAAGAAAACGATCGCCGAATTTGTCGAAAACCAGGTGATTCTGCAAACCCTGAACGGTCTGCAGGTCGATTATGCGCAAGGTTATTTCACCGGCAAGCCCAAGCCGCTTTACGAAAATGACACCTTGTGCCAAGTTCCGCCGGAGTTAATGCTTTCGGATGTTCCGGCTTTGTAG
- a CDS encoding glutamine--tRNA ligase/YqeY domain fusion protein: MSINENPSPANFIRHIINHDLKTNKHNGKVATRFPPEPNGYLHIGHAKSICLNFGLALEYHGTCNLRFDDTNPEKESEEYVESIKRDVRWLGFEWSELRHASDYFGQLYDYAVQLIKDGNAYVDSSTPEQIRTNRGTLTEPGKNSPDRDRSIEENLALFQGMRDGLYADGQYVLRAKIDMASPNINMRDPTIYRIRRVHHQRTGHDWCLYPMYDYTHCISDAIEGITHSLCTLEFEDHRPLYDWVLEQLNTPWRPQQIEFARLQLEYTIVSKRKLNQLVTEKHVSGWDDPRMPTIAGLRRAGVTPAAIRDFCERIGLTKKDSWIEMSVLEHCIREDLNQNSLRVMAVAEPLRVVIANYPEGQVENLTLSNHPQRPELGSRTVPFARTVLIERDDFSENPPPKYKRLVSGGEVRLRGSYVIRCDEVVKDAEGNLVELRCSYDPDTLGKNPEGRKVKGVIHWVSEAHSLPAEIRLYDRLFTVPQPDNEENFLNVLNPDSLQVVTGCRVEASLASAVPESRFQFERIGYFCMDKDSKDGNLVFNRTVTLREGWVKD; the protein is encoded by the coding sequence ATGTCCATTAATGAAAATCCGTCGCCGGCGAACTTTATTCGCCATATCATCAACCACGATTTAAAGACCAACAAGCACAACGGCAAAGTCGCCACCCGCTTTCCGCCCGAGCCGAACGGTTATCTGCATATCGGCCACGCCAAATCGATCTGCCTCAATTTCGGGCTGGCGCTCGAATATCACGGCACCTGCAATCTCCGTTTCGACGATACCAATCCCGAAAAGGAAAGCGAGGAATATGTCGAATCGATCAAGCGCGACGTGCGCTGGCTGGGCTTCGAGTGGTCCGAGTTGCGCCATGCGTCCGATTATTTCGGGCAGCTTTACGATTATGCGGTGCAGCTGATCAAGGACGGCAATGCCTATGTCGACAGTTCGACGCCCGAACAAATCCGGACCAACCGCGGCACCTTGACCGAGCCGGGCAAAAACAGCCCGGACCGAGACCGTTCGATCGAGGAAAATCTGGCCCTGTTCCAGGGCATGCGCGACGGCCTGTATGCGGACGGGCAATATGTGCTGCGCGCGAAGATCGACATGGCCTCGCCGAACATCAACATGCGCGACCCGACGATTTACCGGATTCGCCGCGTGCATCACCAGCGCACCGGCCACGACTGGTGCCTGTATCCGATGTACGATTACACGCACTGCATTTCGGACGCGATCGAAGGGATTACGCATTCCTTGTGTACGCTCGAATTCGAAGACCATCGTCCCTTGTACGACTGGGTGCTTGAGCAGTTGAATACGCCGTGGCGGCCGCAGCAAATCGAGTTCGCCCGTTTGCAGCTCGAATATACGATCGTCAGCAAACGCAAGCTGAATCAGCTGGTCACCGAAAAGCATGTCTCGGGTTGGGACGATCCGCGCATGCCGACAATCGCGGGGCTGCGCCGGGCCGGGGTCACGCCGGCCGCAATCCGCGATTTTTGCGAGCGGATCGGCCTGACCAAAAAAGATTCCTGGATCGAGATGAGCGTGCTCGAACACTGCATCCGCGAGGATCTGAACCAAAACTCGCTGCGGGTGATGGCGGTGGCCGAACCGCTTCGCGTCGTGATCGCCAATTATCCGGAAGGACAGGTTGAAAATCTGACGCTGAGCAATCATCCGCAGCGGCCGGAGCTCGGCTCGCGAACCGTCCCGTTTGCGAGAACGGTGCTGATCGAACGCGACGATTTTTCCGAGAATCCGCCGCCGAAATACAAGCGCTTGGTGTCGGGCGGCGAGGTGCGCCTGCGCGGCTCCTACGTGATCCGCTGCGACGAGGTGGTCAAGGACGCGGAGGGCAACCTCGTCGAACTGCGCTGCAGCTACGACCCCGATACGCTCGGCAAGAACCCGGAAGGCCGCAAGGTTAAGGGCGTGATCCACTGGGTCTCCGAAGCCCATTCGCTGCCGGCCGAAATACGCCTGTACGACCGCCTGTTCACCGTGCCGCAGCCGGACAACGAAGAAAACTTCCTGAATGTGCTGAATCCGGATTCGTTGCAAGTCGTGACCGGCTGCCGGGTCGAGGCGAGCCTGGCATCGGCGGTGCCCGAAAGCCGCTTCCAGTTCGAGCGGATCGGCTATTTCTGCATGGACAAGGACAGCAAGGACGGCAACCTGGTGTTCAACCGGACCGTCACCTTGCGGGAAGGCTGGGTAAAGGATTGA
- a CDS encoding HDOD domain-containing protein: MDNAVLSILSKVDLNNLPVVPKVLLDLIKATQNSKVNIGELAGIIGQDASLSSKVLAAANSSFYRRWGEITDLNRVVVVLGISTVKTIAITCSVQQYFSEISHINQDFLELIWYRSLTCAHVGHRLAQLTSYPFPDESYLTGLLHRIGQLILLECFSKDYSNFLKQHLDGQEGELEKQLFGASHNEVGGALIESWNLQSFISDAVWHQYQPFEAIADSGQLVKIVNLAGRIASMDSANRLEVLDLAEKLFGIHRPLIDDMVEEVGGLVRQSADDIGIKVDAPEGKGIECRTSVHQRESARKSLGERIKSLMLSSFVRQQLEANSELTQLVGIVHKDLCALFGFRVAAFFLFRAETNDLIGVTGFPEEDFLWPSVTINLSPDHSLLAKCLLQRRILHSFDACSRNLKSLVDRQICRLLGADGLMLIPLFAGERHVGVIAAGIGKSATQALASKADFITLFSREAAYALLNVVANERVDRQKAEEIRKNYQLHARKLVHEVSNPLSIIQNYLYLLSERLSGENAHEIRIIQDEIDRVGKLLLHLPQSLENAPEDDPGMTDINLLVTDLEGLFQAGMFSVREIKVEVKLDHAIPPLSINKNKLKQILINLLKNATEASSSDGKITVSTKDSIYFGSGEFVEIKIEDKGPGLPEDILQCLYSPVTSTKGKDHSGLGLTICKSLVDELKGMIRCDASAATGTAFYVYIPRIILKQAR, translated from the coding sequence ATGGACAATGCCGTACTGTCAATTTTATCCAAGGTTGACCTCAATAATTTGCCGGTCGTTCCTAAAGTATTGCTTGACCTGATCAAGGCTACCCAAAACAGTAAGGTAAATATTGGCGAACTGGCGGGCATTATAGGCCAGGATGCCAGCCTGAGTTCAAAGGTGCTTGCCGCCGCCAATTCCTCCTTTTACCGCCGTTGGGGGGAAATTACGGATTTGAATAGAGTCGTTGTCGTGTTAGGCATCTCTACGGTAAAAACGATTGCGATTACGTGCTCGGTTCAGCAGTATTTTTCCGAAATCTCACATATAAATCAAGACTTTCTTGAGCTTATCTGGTATCGTTCCTTAACCTGCGCGCATGTGGGGCACAGATTGGCGCAATTGACTTCTTACCCTTTCCCGGACGAATCTTATTTAACGGGGCTGCTGCACAGAATTGGCCAGTTGATTCTCCTGGAATGCTTTTCGAAGGACTATTCGAATTTTCTGAAGCAGCATTTGGACGGTCAGGAAGGCGAACTGGAAAAACAATTGTTCGGCGCCAGCCACAATGAAGTGGGAGGGGCTTTGATTGAAAGCTGGAATCTTCAGTCTTTTATATCCGATGCGGTATGGCATCAATATCAGCCGTTCGAAGCCATTGCCGATAGCGGCCAATTGGTGAAAATCGTCAATCTTGCCGGGCGTATCGCCAGCATGGACTCCGCCAATAGGCTCGAAGTCCTGGATTTGGCCGAAAAGCTTTTCGGAATCCATCGACCGCTGATCGACGACATGGTCGAAGAGGTCGGCGGCTTGGTCCGGCAGTCGGCAGACGATATCGGGATAAAGGTGGACGCTCCCGAAGGCAAGGGGATAGAATGCCGGACTTCCGTACATCAAAGGGAATCCGCCCGAAAAAGTCTGGGCGAGCGGATCAAATCGCTGATGCTGTCATCCTTTGTCCGGCAGCAGTTGGAGGCAAACTCCGAACTGACCCAGCTTGTCGGCATCGTGCACAAGGATTTGTGCGCATTGTTCGGTTTTCGGGTTGCCGCTTTTTTTCTGTTCCGTGCCGAAACGAACGATTTGATCGGCGTAACCGGCTTTCCGGAAGAGGATTTTCTATGGCCATCGGTCACGATCAACCTTTCTCCGGATCACAGCCTGCTGGCCAAATGCCTGCTGCAAAGACGCATCCTGCATTCGTTCGATGCGTGTTCCCGGAATCTTAAATCCCTCGTCGATCGCCAGATATGCCGGTTGCTGGGGGCCGACGGCCTGATGCTGATTCCGCTGTTTGCTGGAGAGCGGCATGTCGGTGTCATTGCGGCAGGGATCGGCAAATCCGCTACGCAGGCGCTCGCATCAAAAGCCGATTTCATTACGCTCTTTTCGAGGGAGGCGGCGTACGCGCTGCTGAATGTCGTCGCGAACGAAAGGGTCGACCGGCAAAAAGCCGAAGAAATCCGGAAAAATTACCAACTGCATGCCAGAAAGCTGGTGCATGAAGTCAGCAACCCGCTCAGCATCATTCAAAATTATCTGTATTTGCTCTCGGAACGGTTAAGCGGCGAAAACGCGCATGAAATCAGGATCATCCAGGACGAGATAGACAGAGTCGGTAAATTGCTTCTGCATTTACCCCAAAGTCTCGAAAACGCCCCGGAGGACGATCCCGGTATGACCGATATCAACTTGCTGGTGACGGATTTGGAAGGTCTTTTTCAAGCCGGCATGTTTTCAGTCCGTGAAATAAAGGTTGAAGTTAAATTGGATCACGCCATTCCTCCGTTATCGATCAACAAAAACAAACTGAAACAAATATTGATCAATTTATTGAAAAACGCGACAGAAGCCTCTTCTTCGGACGGTAAAATAACGGTATCCACCAAAGACAGCATTTATTTCGGGTCCGGGGAGTTTGTCGAGATCAAGATCGAGGATAAAGGTCCGGGTTTGCCCGAAGATATTTTGCAATGTTTATACTCGCCGGTGACGAGCACAAAAGGAAAAGACCATTCCGGTCTCGGCCTGACAATCTGCAAAAGTCTGGTCGATGAATTGAAAGGAATGATACGCTGCGACGCTTCGGCAGCGACGGGCACGGCTTTTTACGTTTATATTCCTCGAATCATTCTGAAACAAGCCCGATAA